Proteins from one Planctomyces sp. SH-PL62 genomic window:
- a CDS encoding NTP transferase domain-containing protein produces the protein MGRSKADLPFGAETLLQRVVRLVGSAARPVVVAAAFDQEIPPLPDGVVIVRDPPSPRGPLEGLSSGLAALPAEAELVYVAPVDAPFFTPEWLRALVAMIGDHDAVAPVVGGFTNLVNTLYRIEPTRRAVASLLERKEYRARELGRILHCREATEVEMRRVDPDLDPLMNLNDPEAYRRALDLWAARESRPGEARKPPR, from the coding sequence ATGGGAAGGTCGAAGGCCGACCTCCCGTTCGGGGCGGAGACGCTGCTCCAGCGGGTCGTCCGGCTCGTCGGGTCGGCGGCCCGGCCGGTGGTCGTGGCGGCGGCCTTCGATCAGGAGATCCCGCCGCTGCCGGACGGCGTCGTGATCGTGCGCGACCCCCCATCGCCTCGGGGTCCGCTCGAGGGCCTGTCCTCGGGCCTCGCCGCGCTTCCCGCCGAGGCCGAACTCGTCTACGTCGCCCCGGTGGACGCCCCGTTCTTCACGCCCGAATGGCTCCGAGCCCTCGTCGCGATGATCGGCGATCACGACGCGGTCGCTCCGGTCGTCGGCGGCTTCACCAACCTCGTCAACACCCTCTATCGCATCGAGCCGACTCGCCGGGCTGTCGCGAGCCTCCTGGAACGCAAGGAATATCGGGCGCGGGAACTCGGCCGGATCCTGCACTGCCGCGAGGCGACCGAGGTCGAAATGCGACGGGTCGACCCCGACCTGGACCCCCTCATGAATCTCAACGACCCCGAGGCCTACCGACGAGCCCTCGATCTCTGGGCGGCGCGGGAATCTCGACCTGGCGAAGCGCGGAAACCGCCTCGCTGA
- a CDS encoding lactate utilization protein C, translating into MNISRETVLASIRAALKDVPASERPEDVVVDRSYRLLEEEGERERLERFIERVREYKAKVKIARASDLPRAIAESCAARNVARLVVPADLPQDWAPPGVTLVREPGLTNDQLEQSDGVLTGSALGIAQTGTVVLDSGPGQGRRAISLVPDYHLCVIFENQVVGIVPEAVAKLQKAAESPAQPITFISGPSATSDIELNRVEGVHGPRTLEVILVTSLDVS; encoded by the coding sequence GTGAACATCTCCCGAGAAACCGTGCTGGCCAGCATCCGCGCCGCCCTCAAGGACGTCCCCGCGTCCGAGCGTCCCGAGGACGTCGTGGTCGATCGCTCCTATCGGCTCCTCGAGGAGGAGGGGGAGCGTGAGCGCCTCGAGCGCTTCATCGAGCGGGTCCGCGAGTACAAGGCGAAGGTCAAGATCGCGCGGGCCTCGGACCTGCCGAGGGCCATCGCCGAGTCGTGCGCCGCGAGGAACGTCGCGCGGCTGGTCGTCCCGGCCGACCTCCCGCAAGACTGGGCGCCGCCGGGCGTGACCCTGGTCCGCGAGCCGGGCCTGACGAACGACCAGCTCGAACAGAGCGACGGCGTCCTGACCGGCTCCGCCCTGGGGATCGCCCAGACCGGGACCGTGGTCCTCGACAGCGGCCCCGGCCAGGGCCGTCGCGCGATCTCCCTCGTCCCGGACTATCACCTCTGCGTGATCTTCGAAAACCAGGTCGTCGGCATCGTGCCCGAGGCCGTCGCCAAGCTCCAGAAGGCGGCCGAGTCCCCGGCGCAGCCGATCACCTTCATCTCGGGCCCGTCGGCCACGTCCGACATCGAGCTGAACCGCGTCGAAGGGGTCCACGGCCCCCGGACCCTGGAGGTCATCCTCGTGACCTCGCTCGACGTCTCCTGA
- a CDS encoding rhomboid family intramembrane serine protease codes for MGIYDREYYRGEKSGPGWFSGPAPWCKTIILINVVIFLAQRAFAIDPDFIREWVAASPEGIFRQGRVWELLTATFLHDSKIWHILGNMLFLWIVGREMESLYGGRDFLAFYLAAAIVSTFCWTVAQAFAPGYHYMIGASGAVAGVLTLYTLYYPRREILFFFIPMPMWVVLAIFLVWPLLSDGRGGAVAYESHLAGAAFAVAFKHFDLRWSRLTDGRFRRPRLKLVTPPRYEPTRPRTPVVSRGEKVGAMASSVSVLPEEQLDARLDEVLAKIAREGRDGLNEEERRVLQEASRRARDRRSDRR; via the coding sequence ATGGGGATATACGACCGCGAATATTATCGTGGTGAGAAGAGCGGCCCCGGCTGGTTCAGCGGACCGGCGCCGTGGTGCAAGACGATCATCCTGATCAACGTCGTGATCTTCCTGGCCCAGCGGGCCTTCGCCATCGACCCGGACTTCATCCGGGAATGGGTCGCCGCCTCCCCCGAAGGGATCTTCCGGCAAGGCCGGGTCTGGGAGCTGCTGACCGCCACGTTCCTGCACGATTCCAAGATCTGGCACATCCTCGGGAACATGCTGTTCCTCTGGATCGTCGGCCGGGAGATGGAGTCGCTCTACGGCGGGCGGGACTTCCTGGCGTTCTACCTGGCCGCGGCGATCGTCAGCACGTTCTGCTGGACCGTCGCGCAGGCCTTCGCGCCGGGATATCATTACATGATCGGGGCCTCGGGCGCCGTCGCGGGGGTCCTCACCCTCTACACGCTCTACTATCCCCGCCGCGAGATCCTGTTCTTCTTCATCCCCATGCCCATGTGGGTCGTCCTGGCGATCTTCCTGGTCTGGCCGCTGCTGTCGGACGGCCGTGGCGGCGCCGTCGCCTACGAGTCGCACCTCGCGGGGGCGGCCTTCGCGGTGGCCTTCAAGCACTTCGACCTGCGTTGGTCCCGGCTGACCGACGGCCGGTTCAGGCGGCCCCGCCTCAAGCTCGTCACGCCGCCGCGCTACGAGCCGACCCGGCCCCGCACCCCGGTCGTCAGCCGGGGCGAGAAGGTCGGCGCGATGGCGTCGTCGGTCTCCGTCCTGCCCGAGGAACAGCTCGACGCCCGGCTCGACGAGGTCCTCGCCAAGATCGCCCGCGAGGGCCGCGACGGGCTCAACGAGGAGGAGCGCCGGGTTCTCCAGGAAGCCAGCCGACGAGCCCGAGATCGACGGAGCGACCGCAGGTGA
- a CDS encoding citrate synthase, whose product MQSTAVPAATDADRATARVQLPGREVELPIVVGSEGEHAVDIGRLRDRTGYVTVDPGFGNTAACNSAITFIDGEKGVLRYRGYPIEELAEKSSFVEVAMLLIFGELPSQAELERFRALLTDEQLLHEGMRHHFEGFPPHGHPMAMLSAMINACGCYHPELLSAEMDDERLLRATATLMSKVCTIAAFSYKMTQGRRMEYPDPSLSYCRNFLHMMFSRPHGRYEPPLQVVRALTKFLILHADHEQNCSTSTVRMVGSSGANVFASVASGVCALWGPLHGGANMAVIEMLRQIQEGGDDPKTIVAKVKDKKFRLMGFGHRVYKNFDPRAKILEQTCGELLDTLGVSDPSLDVARELASIALTDDYFLERKLYPNVDFYSGIILQAIGIPLNMFTVMFSIGRVPGWIAHWYELYRDPERRICRPRQIYTGSGKREYVPIDGRGC is encoded by the coding sequence ATGCAGTCCACCGCCGTCCCCGCCGCGACCGACGCCGATCGCGCGACCGCCCGCGTCCAGCTCCCGGGCCGGGAGGTCGAACTCCCCATCGTCGTCGGGTCGGAGGGCGAGCACGCCGTCGACATCGGCCGGCTCCGCGATCGGACCGGCTACGTCACCGTCGACCCCGGCTTCGGCAACACCGCCGCCTGCAACAGCGCGATCACGTTCATCGACGGCGAGAAGGGCGTCCTCCGCTATCGCGGCTACCCGATCGAGGAGCTGGCGGAGAAGAGCAGCTTCGTCGAGGTCGCCATGCTGCTGATCTTCGGCGAGCTCCCCTCGCAGGCGGAGCTGGAGCGCTTCCGGGCCCTGCTCACCGACGAGCAGCTACTCCACGAGGGGATGCGCCACCACTTCGAGGGCTTCCCGCCGCACGGCCACCCGATGGCGATGCTCTCGGCGATGATCAACGCCTGCGGATGTTACCATCCCGAGCTGCTCTCCGCCGAGATGGACGACGAGCGCCTGCTCCGGGCCACCGCGACCCTGATGAGCAAGGTCTGCACGATCGCGGCGTTCAGCTACAAGATGACCCAGGGGAGGCGGATGGAGTATCCCGACCCCTCGCTGAGCTACTGCCGCAACTTCCTGCACATGATGTTCTCCAGGCCGCACGGGCGGTACGAGCCGCCGCTCCAGGTCGTCCGCGCCCTGACGAAGTTCCTGATCCTGCACGCCGACCACGAGCAGAACTGCTCGACCTCGACGGTCCGCATGGTCGGCTCGTCCGGGGCCAACGTCTTCGCGTCGGTCGCCTCGGGCGTCTGCGCGCTGTGGGGCCCGCTCCACGGCGGGGCGAACATGGCCGTGATCGAGATGCTCCGGCAGATCCAGGAAGGGGGCGACGACCCCAAGACGATCGTCGCCAAGGTCAAGGACAAGAAGTTCCGCCTGATGGGCTTCGGCCACCGCGTTTACAAGAACTTCGACCCCCGGGCCAAGATCCTGGAGCAGACCTGCGGCGAGCTGCTCGACACCCTGGGCGTCTCCGACCCCTCGCTCGACGTCGCCCGCGAGCTGGCCTCGATCGCCCTCACGGACGACTATTTCCTGGAGCGGAAGCTCTACCCCAACGTCGATTTCTACTCGGGGATCATCCTCCAGGCGATCGGCATCCCGCTGAACATGTTCACGGTCATGTTCTCGATCGGCCGGGTCCCGGGCTGGATCGCCCACTGGTACGAGCTCTACCGCGATCCCGAGCGCCGAATCTGCCGCCCCCGGCAGATCTACACCGGCTCCGGGAAGCGGGAGTACGTCCCGATCGATGGCCGAGGCTGCTGA
- a CDS encoding STAS domain-containing protein — MVTKKISNDEAFTIERHGDVTVITATPALEKLSFRLEEQAADLILEPIRRQDAPLIVFDLSRVNYFGSMFLALLIRTWKLATASGGSMAISGVTARTRELLRVTSLDIVWPIYDTRSEAVAALELD; from the coding sequence ATGGTCACCAAGAAGATCAGCAATGACGAGGCCTTCACGATCGAACGGCATGGCGACGTGACCGTCATCACGGCGACCCCCGCGCTGGAGAAGCTCTCGTTCCGGCTCGAAGAACAGGCCGCCGACCTCATCCTCGAACCGATCCGCCGGCAGGACGCCCCGCTGATCGTCTTCGACCTCAGCCGGGTCAATTACTTCGGTTCGATGTTCCTGGCCCTGCTGATCCGCACCTGGAAGCTGGCCACGGCTTCCGGCGGCTCGATGGCGATCTCCGGCGTGACGGCGAGGACCCGCGAACTGCTGCGGGTGACCTCGCTCGACATCGTGTGGCCGATTTACGACACCCGCAGCGAGGCCGTCGCGGCGCTCGAACTCGATTGA
- a CDS encoding TraR/DksA family transcriptional regulator: protein MARKDALLRLTSRLIARRDALRKALSGDSDGFPKFSDMGGVGDNVDAAVDSANDEISSRLVEIESRELGQIEHALQRIAAGVYGRCEFCSGKISEPRLNALPYTNSCIDCQRENERLGQGGRLMDSDSLRWAKVFSKPSDEEGDAKINLSDFEMDFSDSAR, encoded by the coding sequence ATGGCCCGCAAAGACGCTCTGCTTCGCTTGACCTCTCGGTTGATCGCGCGACGGGACGCTCTCCGCAAGGCCCTCTCCGGGGATTCGGACGGCTTTCCGAAATTCTCCGACATGGGCGGGGTGGGTGACAACGTCGACGCCGCGGTGGATTCGGCCAACGACGAGATCAGCTCGCGCCTGGTGGAGATCGAGAGCCGCGAACTCGGCCAGATCGAGCACGCCCTCCAGCGGATCGCGGCCGGCGTGTATGGCCGTTGCGAATTCTGCAGCGGGAAGATCTCCGAGCCTCGCCTCAACGCCCTCCCCTATACCAACAGCTGCATCGACTGCCAGCGCGAGAACGAGCGGCTGGGGCAGGGGGGCCGGTTGATGGATTCCGACTCGCTCCGCTGGGCGAAGGTCTTCTCCAAGCCCTCCGACGAAGAGGGCGACGCCAAGATCAACCTCAGCGACTTCGAGATGGATTTCAGCGACTCCGCCCGCTGA
- a CDS encoding trypsin-like peptidase domain-containing protein, which yields MKIRSASIILAAGSMAAGLGVGFHLGRGGGTISAQAASAPDGPAKPDVRKISRVEANDVQVYDELAREYDRFKHVDRMFELVSRAVRPTVVHIITQKTTRHEEGQRTRKFEETGSGVIVRSDKASGLYVLTNHHVVEGGKTSRIRVFLQDGRSLTPEKIWSDVMADIAVLKLDRDDLPAARLGDSDVVQVGSWVLALGSPFGLTHSVSQGIISARSRHMDELQDVENQDFLQTDAAINPGNSGGPLVNMLGEVVGINNSIASSHGGNEGVGFSIPINLARWIMNELIVNGRVTRGGLGVILDPDFRPEKAVERGLDRPRGALIERVGTDSPAARGGVRDGDVVLQFGGAVIQDLNHLINAVSMFPVGKPADLVVWRDGRETKLQVMVADRERTLGPPEESTQGGQGDRAETPAKTSSRSMGLELQSLNAELVAGRGLPDTLLGALVVRVEPDSPFAAHCQVGDVIAAVNDQAIQTAEQAARYLALKDGGPLIISIDRPVGDHVERHVLRVP from the coding sequence ATGAAGATCCGGTCGGCCTCGATCATCCTTGCGGCGGGCTCGATGGCCGCCGGGCTCGGCGTCGGGTTCCATCTGGGCCGGGGAGGCGGGACGATCTCGGCGCAGGCCGCCTCGGCGCCGGACGGCCCGGCGAAGCCCGACGTCCGCAAGATCAGCCGGGTCGAGGCCAACGACGTCCAGGTGTACGACGAGCTGGCCCGCGAGTACGACAGGTTCAAGCACGTCGATCGGATGTTCGAGCTGGTGTCGCGGGCCGTCCGCCCCACGGTCGTCCACATCATCACCCAGAAGACCACGAGGCACGAGGAAGGCCAGCGCACGCGCAAGTTCGAGGAGACCGGGTCCGGGGTCATCGTCCGGAGCGACAAGGCGTCCGGGCTCTACGTCCTGACGAACCACCACGTGGTCGAGGGAGGCAAGACCAGCCGGATCCGCGTGTTCCTGCAAGACGGCCGGTCGCTGACCCCCGAAAAGATCTGGAGCGACGTCATGGCGGACATCGCCGTGCTGAAGCTCGATCGCGACGACCTTCCCGCCGCCCGCCTGGGCGACAGCGACGTGGTCCAGGTCGGGAGCTGGGTGCTGGCCCTGGGGAGCCCGTTCGGGCTGACTCATTCGGTGAGCCAGGGAATCATCAGCGCCCGCAGCCGCCACATGGATGAGCTGCAGGACGTCGAGAATCAGGACTTCCTCCAGACCGACGCGGCGATCAACCCGGGGAATTCGGGCGGACCGCTCGTCAACATGCTCGGCGAGGTGGTCGGGATCAACAACTCGATCGCCAGCAGCCACGGCGGCAACGAGGGGGTCGGCTTCAGCATCCCCATCAACCTCGCCCGATGGATCATGAACGAGTTGATCGTCAACGGGCGGGTCACGAGGGGCGGGCTGGGGGTGATCCTCGACCCCGACTTCCGGCCCGAGAAGGCCGTCGAACGCGGCCTCGACCGCCCCCGGGGCGCCCTGATCGAACGAGTCGGGACCGATTCCCCGGCCGCCCGAGGCGGGGTCCGCGACGGCGACGTCGTGCTCCAGTTCGGCGGCGCCGTGATCCAGGACCTGAATCACCTGATCAACGCCGTCTCCATGTTCCCCGTAGGCAAGCCCGCCGATCTGGTCGTCTGGCGCGACGGTCGCGAGACCAAGCTCCAGGTGATGGTCGCAGACCGCGAGCGGACCCTCGGCCCCCCCGAGGAGTCGACCCAGGGCGGTCAGGGCGATCGGGCCGAGACTCCGGCGAAGACGTCGAGCCGCTCGATGGGACTGGAACTCCAGAGCCTGAATGCGGAACTCGTCGCCGGCCGAGGCCTCCCCGACACCCTCCTAGGGGCCCTCGTGGTCCGCGTCGAGCCCGACAGCCCGTTCGCCGCCCACTGCCAGGTCGGCGACGTGATCGCAGCGGTCAACGATCAGGCGATCCAGACGGCCGAGCAGGCCGCCCGCTACCTGGCGCTCAAGGACGGCGGCCCCTTGATCATCAGCATCGATCGTCCCGTGGGGGACCACGTCGAACGCCACGTCTTGCGAGTCCCTTGA
- a CDS encoding RNA recognition motif domain-containing protein, whose protein sequence is MGKKLYVGNLTYGVADADLEQLFSQFGTVQSAQVITDRETGRSKGFGFVEMDTDAEAQEAIRALHDQDHGGRRLTVNEARPREPRSGGGGGGYGGGGGYGGGGGGYGGGGGGRGGYGGGGGYGGGGGGRGGRY, encoded by the coding sequence TTGGGCAAGAAATTGTACGTCGGCAACCTGACCTACGGGGTCGCCGATGCCGACCTCGAGCAGCTCTTCTCCCAGTTCGGGACGGTCCAGAGCGCTCAGGTGATCACCGACCGCGAGACCGGTCGCAGCAAAGGCTTCGGATTTGTCGAGATGGACACGGATGCCGAAGCCCAGGAGGCCATCCGGGCCCTGCACGACCAGGATCACGGCGGACGTCGGTTGACCGTCAATGAAGCCCGACCTCGCGAGCCTCGCTCGGGTGGCGGCGGCGGCGGCTACGGTGGCGGCGGCGGCTACGGTGGTGGCGGCGGCGGCTACGGCGGCGGCGGCGGTGGTCGCGGCGGCTATGGCGGCGGCGGCGGCTACGGCGGCGGCGGTGGTGGTCGCGGCGGACGCTATTGA
- the trpD gene encoding anthranilate phosphoribosyltransferase produces MPLHEAITAAIESLAAGRPLSTEAARLAIGAILDGEAGDVETAAFLTALHVKGETGDELLGAVEAIRERMIPFASGRPAAIDTCGTGGDRAATVNISTGTAVILAACGVPVVKHGNRAASGNSGSSDVLTELGIAIESEPALLRSTLDDLGLAFLFAPRFHPGMKTVAPVRRRLPFRTVFNLIGPLCNPASPAFQLVGAPQPAHAERMAEVLSRTSTIRRAAVVRGEDGLDEVTLAARTEVLLVEDGRIARLSWIPADFGLSEASASALRVENPAQSAAMLRGAFEGEPGPVREFLLANAAAAIWVVEQTPLPEAVARAARALDSGEAARLLERWARRTHGAS; encoded by the coding sequence ATGCCACTGCACGAAGCGATCACCGCCGCGATCGAAAGCCTGGCGGCCGGACGTCCCCTGAGCACCGAAGCGGCACGGCTTGCGATCGGAGCGATCCTCGACGGCGAGGCCGGCGACGTGGAGACGGCCGCGTTCCTCACCGCCCTCCACGTGAAGGGGGAGACCGGCGATGAACTGCTCGGCGCCGTCGAGGCCATCCGCGAGCGGATGATCCCCTTCGCGTCGGGCCGCCCGGCGGCGATCGACACCTGCGGCACCGGCGGCGACCGCGCCGCGACGGTGAACATCTCGACCGGGACGGCCGTGATCCTGGCGGCCTGCGGCGTGCCGGTCGTCAAGCACGGCAACCGCGCGGCGTCCGGGAATTCGGGCAGTTCGGACGTGCTCACGGAACTCGGGATCGCGATCGAGTCGGAACCCGCCCTCCTGCGATCCACGCTCGACGACCTGGGCCTGGCGTTTCTGTTCGCCCCCCGCTTCCACCCCGGCATGAAAACCGTTGCGCCGGTCCGTCGCCGACTGCCGTTCCGCACCGTCTTCAACCTGATCGGCCCGCTCTGCAATCCGGCCTCGCCGGCGTTCCAGCTCGTCGGCGCCCCCCAGCCGGCCCACGCGGAAAGGATGGCGGAGGTCCTCTCGCGGACCTCGACGATCCGCCGTGCGGCCGTCGTTCGGGGGGAAGACGGGCTGGACGAGGTGACGCTCGCCGCGAGGACCGAGGTCCTGCTGGTCGAGGACGGCCGGATCGCGCGGCTCTCCTGGATCCCGGCCGATTTCGGCCTCTCCGAGGCGTCCGCGTCGGCTCTCAGGGTCGAGAACCCGGCGCAGAGCGCCGCCATGCTCCGGGGGGCTTTCGAGGGCGAGCCCGGCCCCGTTCGGGAGTTCTTACTGGCGAACGCCGCGGCCGCCATCTGGGTGGTAGAACAGACGCCTCTGCCCGAGGCCGTCGCTCGGGCCGCGCGGGCGCTGGACTCGGGCGAGGCCGCCCGGTTGCTGGAACGCTGGGCGAGGCGGACTCACGGGGCGTCCTGA
- a CDS encoding Gfo/Idh/MocA family protein, producing MTNLTAEQRLLGRENANRALGMSRRDWLAAAAAAPAMGAYYFGYNKGLGDKPPVKAAIIGTGDEGCQAMIRFHNRDYMNIIGFCDVRPSQQERARKEFANHKQYGEADAKAVKQYQTKEEMYNDPDVEVVIIALPLWLHAPVAIEAMKAGKHVFTEKLMAHSIGECKEMCRVARETNKLLAVGHQRHYSALYDNANFLLNNGVLGEVRHIRALWHRNNAQPKVARDKAGNPVYDLATGLPQYQRDDKGNIVYQDSWKRPYPDADKGIDYAACGYKSLDELINWRLYNRTGAGLMAELGSHQLDACSIFLGKKHPIAVTGVGGNFFYKDGREVDDHIFTMYEFPGEAEKDRVVVTYSSINTNSFDGFGEQIMGSKGTMIVYQEKEILLFKEAGPAALSKTTSVTVDTQNKKPVLETSPSTAGPSAATAIGGLATADPSRGYREELEHFAYCVRHGDSSNYHADTDHQPRCRGEVALADAVIALTTNIAMRENRRIEFDPKWFDYASDATPDGSTVVANRG from the coding sequence ATGACGAATCTGACCGCCGAGCAGCGCCTTCTGGGCCGAGAGAACGCGAACCGGGCGCTGGGGATGAGCCGCCGAGACTGGCTCGCCGCCGCCGCCGCCGCGCCCGCGATGGGCGCCTACTATTTCGGCTACAACAAGGGCCTGGGCGACAAGCCCCCGGTCAAGGCCGCGATCATCGGGACCGGCGACGAAGGCTGCCAGGCCATGATCCGGTTCCACAACCGCGACTACATGAACATCATCGGCTTCTGCGACGTCCGCCCCTCCCAGCAGGAGCGGGCCCGCAAGGAGTTCGCCAACCACAAGCAGTACGGCGAGGCCGACGCCAAGGCCGTCAAGCAGTATCAGACCAAGGAGGAGATGTACAACGACCCCGACGTCGAGGTCGTCATCATCGCCCTGCCGCTCTGGCTGCACGCCCCGGTCGCCATCGAGGCGATGAAGGCCGGCAAGCACGTCTTCACCGAGAAGCTGATGGCCCACTCCATCGGCGAGTGCAAGGAGATGTGCCGGGTCGCCCGCGAGACCAACAAGCTGCTCGCCGTCGGCCACCAGCGGCACTACTCGGCCCTCTACGACAACGCCAACTTCCTGCTCAACAATGGCGTTCTCGGCGAGGTCCGCCACATCCGCGCCCTCTGGCACCGCAACAACGCCCAGCCCAAGGTCGCCCGCGACAAGGCCGGGAACCCGGTCTACGACCTGGCGACCGGCCTCCCCCAGTACCAGCGCGACGACAAGGGGAACATCGTCTATCAGGATTCCTGGAAGCGGCCCTACCCCGACGCCGACAAGGGGATCGACTACGCCGCCTGCGGCTACAAGAGCCTCGACGAGCTGATCAACTGGCGGCTCTACAACCGCACCGGCGCCGGCCTGATGGCCGAGCTTGGGAGCCACCAGCTCGACGCCTGCTCGATCTTCCTGGGCAAGAAGCACCCGATCGCCGTCACCGGCGTCGGCGGCAATTTCTTCTACAAGGACGGTCGCGAGGTGGACGACCACATCTTCACGATGTACGAGTTCCCCGGAGAGGCCGAGAAGGACCGGGTCGTCGTCACCTACTCGTCGATCAACACCAACTCGTTCGACGGCTTCGGCGAGCAGATCATGGGGTCCAAGGGGACCATGATCGTCTACCAGGAGAAGGAGATCCTCCTGTTCAAGGAGGCCGGCCCCGCCGCCCTCTCGAAGACGACGAGCGTCACCGTCGACACCCAGAACAAGAAGCCGGTCCTGGAGACCAGCCCCAGCACCGCCGGCCCCAGCGCCGCGACGGCGATCGGCGGCCTGGCGACGGCCGACCCCTCCCGCGGCTACCGCGAAGAGCTGGAGCACTTCGCTTACTGCGTCCGCCACGGCGACTCGTCCAACTACCACGCCGACACCGACCACCAGCCGCGCTGCCGCGGCGAGGTCGCCCTGGCCGACGCGGTGATCGCCCTGACCACCAACATCGCAATGCGGGAGAACCGTCGGATCGAGTTCGATCCCAAGTGGTTCGACTACGCGTCCGACGCCACCCCCGACGGCTCCACGGTCGTCGCCAACCGCGGCTGA
- a CDS encoding FAD:protein FMN transferase, which produces MRLRRLGSVAHRADAEAAGADGSMDLLRVHRPGMGSYFEIRLGARVPGALELASRALDLIEALEGQLTIYRDDSEVSLLNRDAPDGPVAVEPGLFDLLTLARGISEWSGGAYDVTAGALSEAWGFVRGPKRVPTDAERADALAKTGWCRLRLDPTRRTVGFETRGMVVNLGSIGKGYAIDRAVDVLRGHWLPTSALVHGGQSSLFALGSPPGRFADRWEVALRNPFDPESPLGVFRVRNRAVGTSGGAFQHFEVDGRSYGHILDPRTGSPAEGPASVTVLAPNAAEADALSTALYVLGAEAARDLVAARPDVGVVFVHEGPSDHAPRVVAMGLGPRDFASS; this is translated from the coding sequence ATGCGTCTGCGACGCCTGGGCTCGGTGGCGCACCGGGCCGATGCCGAGGCCGCCGGCGCCGACGGTTCCATGGACCTGCTGCGGGTGCACCGCCCCGGCATGGGCTCGTACTTCGAGATCCGCCTCGGGGCCCGCGTCCCGGGCGCCCTCGAGCTGGCCTCCCGCGCGCTCGACCTGATCGAGGCTCTTGAAGGCCAGCTCACGATCTACCGGGACGACTCCGAGGTCAGCCTCCTGAACCGGGACGCGCCGGACGGCCCCGTGGCCGTCGAGCCGGGCCTGTTCGACCTGCTGACCCTGGCGCGGGGGATCTCCGAGTGGAGCGGCGGGGCTTACGACGTCACCGCCGGGGCGCTCTCCGAGGCCTGGGGCTTCGTCCGGGGCCCGAAACGCGTGCCGACCGACGCCGAACGGGCCGACGCCCTGGCGAAGACCGGCTGGTGCAGGCTGCGGCTGGACCCCACGCGGCGGACGGTCGGCTTCGAGACCCGGGGGATGGTCGTCAACCTCGGCAGCATCGGCAAAGGATACGCCATCGACCGCGCGGTCGACGTCCTTCGCGGCCACTGGCTTCCCACGTCGGCCCTCGTCCACGGCGGTCAATCGAGCCTGTTCGCGCTGGGCTCTCCGCCGGGGCGGTTCGCGGACCGCTGGGAGGTCGCCTTGCGGAACCCGTTCGACCCGGAATCCCCCCTGGGAGTCTTCCGGGTGCGGAATCGGGCCGTCGGGACCTCGGGCGGAGCCTTCCAGCACTTCGAGGTCGACGGTCGCTCCTACGGCCACATCCTCGACCCCCGGACCGGCTCGCCGGCCGAGGGCCCCGCGAGCGTGACCGTCCTCGCCCCCAACGCCGCCGAGGCCGACGCGCTCTCGACGGCCTTGTACGTCCTGGGCGCCGAAGCCGCACGCGACCTGGTCGCCGCTCGGCCCGACGTCGGCGTCGTCTTCGTCCACGAAGGCCCTTCCGACCACGCCCCCCGCGTCGTCGCGATGGGGCTCGGCCCCCGGGATTTCGCTTCGTCCTGA
- a CDS encoding GNAT family N-acetyltransferase, with product MTPQSNRPESSFTIRDGEPSDLDVIVDYNLRLAEETEDKRLDRVILRNGVARALADPERLRYWVAVSRDDGRVVGQTAITREWSDWRAGWLWWLQSVYVEAESRGQGVFKALYGRIRDEALATDDVLGIRLYVEHENHRARDAYKALGMDEAGYSVLEELWLGRSRAKAE from the coding sequence GTGACCCCGCAATCGAATCGCCCGGAGTCCTCCTTCACCATCCGGGACGGCGAGCCTTCCGATCTCGACGTGATCGTCGATTACAACCTGAGGCTCGCCGAGGAGACCGAGGACAAGCGGCTGGACCGCGTCATCCTCCGCAACGGCGTGGCACGGGCTCTGGCCGATCCCGAGCGGCTGCGCTACTGGGTGGCCGTCAGCCGCGACGACGGCCGGGTCGTCGGCCAGACCGCCATCACCCGCGAGTGGAGCGACTGGCGGGCCGGCTGGCTCTGGTGGCTCCAGAGCGTCTACGTCGAAGCCGAGTCCCGCGGTCAGGGCGTCTTCAAGGCCCTCTACGGCCGCATCCGGGACGAAGCGCTCGCGACCGACGACGTCCTCGGCATCCGCCTCTACGTCGAGCACGAGAACCACCGGGCCCGCGACGCCTACAAGGCGCTCGGCATGGACGAGGCCGGCTACTCCGTGCTCGAGGAACTCTGGCTGGGCCGATCGCGGGCCAAGGCGGAGTAG